The following proteins are encoded in a genomic region of Deltaproteobacteria bacterium:
- a CDS encoding ribosome maturation factor RimP yields the protein MFANFEQLKQALVDKVQALNLELIDCQWVVEQGRHVLRLVIDQPRGEEKFLKNVSVEDCTRVSRALNPWLEEHPDLKLMSYHLEVSSPGINRPLKRLEDFQANVGKVVKITLQAPLEGRQNFKGILTQMNKEGSLFLWIDGKTFELSITKIRDAHLDYFATQELLRSSYDTTHLAAANDLILRQARQKSST from the coding sequence ATGTTCGCAAATTTTGAACAGTTGAAGCAAGCGTTGGTAGATAAGGTTCAGGCCTTAAATCTTGAACTGATCGATTGTCAATGGGTGGTGGAACAAGGGAGGCATGTTTTACGGTTGGTAATTGACCAACCCCGGGGTGAAGAAAAGTTTCTTAAAAACGTGTCGGTTGAAGATTGTACTCGGGTAAGCCGAGCTTTGAACCCTTGGTTAGAAGAGCACCCTGATTTAAAGTTAATGTCTTATCATCTTGAGGTGTCATCGCCGGGCATTAACCGGCCGCTTAAAAGGCTAGAAGATTTTCAAGCGAACGTTGGCAAGGTGGTTAAAATAACTTTGCAGGCCCCGCTTGAGGGGCGGCAAAATTTTAAAGGGATTTTAACTCAAATGAATAAAGAGGGTAGCCTATTTCTTTGGATTGATGGTAAGACCTTTGAGCTTTCCATTACCAAGATTCGGGATGCTCACTTAGATTATTTTGCAACTCAAGAACTACTAAGGAGTTCATATGATACTACACATCTTGCTGCTGCTAATGACTTAATACTGCGTCAGGCTCGTCAAAAGTCCTCGACGTAG
- a CDS encoding type II toxin-antitoxin system HicB family antitoxin, which yields MKKGCAYIINIFWSEEDQCYIAEVPELEGCMTHGKSTLEAAKNAEEAIASWVAVAKKLKHPIPEPVLKHKVSGKFNVRLPKEIHKSLIVKAAQQGVSLNQMVTTLLSRSL from the coding sequence ATGAAAAAAGGATGTGCTTATATTATTAATATTTTTTGGTCAGAGGAAGATCAGTGTTATATAGCGGAGGTTCCTGAGTTAGAGGGTTGCATGACTCATGGCAAAAGTACCCTCGAAGCAGCCAAAAATGCTGAAGAAGCCATAGCAAGTTGGGTTGCTGTGGCTAAAAAGTTAAAACATCCTATTCCAGAACCTGTTTTAAAGCATAAAGTGAGCGGGAAATTTAATGTTCGTCTTCCTAAAGAAATTCATAAATCCCTTATCGTTAAAGCTGCTCAACAGGGAGTAAGTTTAAACCAAATGGTAACAACCTTGCTGTCTAGGTCCTTGTAA
- the dut gene encoding dUTP diphosphatase has translation MEKVLLQRTGEVMNIELPAYMSAHASGMDVRAAITASVTLLPGARALVPCGFKIALPVGYEVQVRPRSGLAIQHGITCLNSPGTIDADYRGEVKVILINLGQEPFVIKQGDRIAQMVLQRVPKLAVEEVQELPSSPRGEGGFGSTGY, from the coding sequence GTGGAAAAAGTCTTGTTACAACGAACCGGCGAGGTGATGAATATTGAGTTGCCTGCCTATATGAGCGCCCATGCTAGCGGCATGGATGTGCGGGCAGCGATTACCGCATCGGTTACGTTGTTACCCGGGGCACGGGCCTTAGTGCCTTGTGGTTTTAAAATCGCATTGCCTGTGGGATATGAGGTGCAAGTGAGGCCACGCAGCGGTTTGGCTATTCAGCATGGGATTACTTGTTTAAATAGCCCCGGCACGATTGATGCCGATTATCGTGGTGAAGTTAAAGTGATTCTCATTAATTTAGGTCAAGAACCCTTTGTGATTAAGCAAGGAGACCGGATAGCCCAAATGGTTCTCCAACGGGTACCAAAATTAGCCGTTGAAGAAGTTCAAGAACTGCCTAGTTCACCGCGTGGGGAGGGGGGCTTTGGAAGCACCGGGTATTAA
- the pnp gene encoding polyribonucleotide nucleotidyltransferase, with protein sequence MFEVKKVSINLGGRDLIIETGKLARQASGAVVLKYGDTIVLVTACTGDPREGQDFLPLTVDYHEKMYAAGKMPGGFFKREGRPSEKETLTSRFIDRPIRPLFPEGWICDTQIVATVLSAEHDNEPDFVAIIGASAALMLSDAPFLGPVAGCRVCRINGQLVINPKRADYENADMDLMVACSKEAIVMVEGGCDEASEEDVLAALMFAFKQLQPVIAAQEELAKLVGNPKRAVNPPVVNEELHQKVLALAKEPLHQAINIREKLPRYAAMDAVKTLLKEKLIPEDDDGKVAKEVFKHFEDLKYNIVRSMITQEKKRIDGRDLKTVRPITIETGLLPRAHGSALFTRGETQALVTVTLGIPEDVQYIDTLLEDSKKHFMLHYNFPPYSVGETKPLRGPGRREIGHGALAERSLAGVVPGQESFPYVIRIVSDILESNGSSSMASVCGGTLALMDAGVAVRSPVAGVAMGLIKEGEQYFVLTDILGDEDHLGDMDFKVTGTEKGVMAIQMDIKIGGINEAIFRDALAQAREARLHILQKMNEAIAKPKESLSPYAPRIVEFFIRKEKIREVIGSGGSVIKGIIEETGVKINIEDDGKVTIYSSDVDSLQAAKSIIDGIIEEPVMHNIYRGTVKKIMDFGAFVEILPGQDGLVHISELDNRRVNRVEDVLKEGDEVVVKVIRVDERTGKVSLSLKDAKDQIPHKERES encoded by the coding sequence ATGTTCGAAGTGAAAAAAGTGAGTATTAATTTAGGAGGTCGAGACCTCATTATTGAAACCGGCAAATTGGCTCGTCAGGCGAGTGGGGCCGTGGTTTTAAAATATGGGGATACGATTGTATTGGTCACCGCTTGTACGGGTGACCCACGCGAGGGTCAAGATTTTTTACCATTGACGGTTGATTATCACGAAAAAATGTATGCTGCTGGTAAAATGCCAGGGGGGTTTTTTAAGCGAGAGGGCAGACCCAGTGAAAAAGAAACGCTTACCAGCCGTTTCATCGATCGGCCCATCCGGCCACTCTTCCCCGAAGGTTGGATTTGCGATACCCAAATTGTTGCCACTGTTTTATCAGCGGAACATGATAACGAACCCGATTTTGTAGCGATCATTGGAGCCAGTGCAGCACTCATGTTATCCGATGCACCTTTCTTAGGCCCCGTTGCGGGTTGCCGAGTTTGTAGAATCAATGGCCAGTTGGTTATTAATCCTAAACGTGCTGATTATGAGAATGCCGACATGGATCTCATGGTGGCTTGTTCCAAAGAAGCCATCGTTATGGTTGAAGGTGGTTGTGATGAGGCGAGCGAAGAAGATGTGTTAGCCGCCTTAATGTTTGCCTTCAAACAGCTACAACCTGTGATTGCCGCACAAGAAGAGTTGGCTAAATTAGTAGGCAATCCCAAACGAGCCGTCAACCCGCCGGTGGTTAATGAAGAATTGCATCAAAAGGTTTTGGCCCTGGCTAAAGAGCCCTTGCATCAAGCCATTAACATTCGAGAAAAATTACCGCGTTATGCAGCCATGGATGCTGTGAAAACCTTGTTGAAAGAAAAACTCATTCCTGAAGATGACGATGGTAAGGTGGCTAAAGAGGTCTTTAAGCATTTCGAAGACTTGAAATATAACATTGTGCGTTCCATGATTACGCAAGAGAAAAAGCGCATTGATGGCCGGGATCTTAAAACCGTGCGTCCCATTACGATCGAAACTGGTCTGCTGCCCAGGGCCCATGGTTCAGCCTTGTTTACTCGAGGCGAAACTCAGGCTTTGGTAACCGTGACCTTAGGTATCCCCGAAGATGTTCAATATATCGATACCTTGTTAGAAGATTCCAAAAAGCATTTTATGCTGCATTATAATTTCCCGCCTTATTCGGTTGGCGAGACAAAACCTTTGCGTGGCCCTGGCCGACGTGAGATTGGCCACGGGGCATTGGCAGAACGGTCTTTAGCCGGTGTGGTGCCAGGTCAAGAATCTTTCCCGTATGTGATTCGGATCGTTTCTGATATCTTAGAATCAAATGGTAGCTCTTCGATGGCGAGTGTTTGTGGTGGCACTTTGGCGTTGATGGACGCTGGTGTTGCGGTTCGTTCCCCAGTGGCGGGTGTGGCCATGGGGCTTATTAAAGAAGGCGAACAATATTTTGTGCTCACCGATATCTTAGGCGACGAAGACCACTTAGGCGACATGGATTTTAAAGTCACAGGTACTGAAAAAGGCGTGATGGCCATCCAGATGGACATTAAAATCGGTGGGATCAACGAAGCCATTTTCCGTGATGCGCTGGCTCAAGCCCGTGAAGCTAGGTTACACATTTTACAAAAGATGAATGAGGCCATTGCTAAGCCCAAAGAATCTCTTTCGCCTTATGCCCCCCGCATTGTGGAATTCTTTATTAGAAAAGAAAAAATTAGAGAAGTTATTGGTTCGGGTGGTTCGGTTATTAAAGGAATCATCGAAGAGACGGGTGTTAAAATTAACATTGAAGATGATGGCAAGGTTACGATTTATTCTTCTGATGTTGATTCTTTACAAGCCGCAAAATCGATTATCGATGGGATTATTGAAGAACCGGTGATGCACAATATTTATCGCGGTACGGTAAAAAAGATTATGGATTTTGGTGCTTTTGTGGAAATTCTACCTGGCCAAGATGGATTGGTGCATATTTCCGAGTTAGACAACCGACGGGTCAATCGAGTAGAAGATGTGCTTAAAGAAGGCGATGAAGTTGTGGTTAAGGTGATTCGCGTTGATGAACGTACGGGTAAGGTTTCGCTTAGTTTGAAAGATGCAAAAGACCAAATTCCTCATAAAGAACGCGAGTCGTGA
- a CDS encoding tetratricopeptide repeat protein, which yields MSKQPDEFLSVMEKIVRFLSQHKKAAYSVLALSLLVAVGLMSLHYYNEKQKNIWANLLYETETMPTADALRQYETLVSRPGPAALKALLYLELGRHYQEKGKGEDAIRVYQKASETGFPLIRNLGILALASSLEEQGKYLEAKDVYRRLQAQSKGTLMYLAKLGLIRVYVAMGRGEEANQFIKELQDKEAELPSEIKTALKERQALLLLQKLNK from the coding sequence ATGTCAAAACAGCCTGATGAATTTCTTTCGGTCATGGAAAAGATCGTTCGGTTTTTGAGTCAACACAAAAAAGCAGCTTATAGTGTGTTGGCTTTGAGTTTGCTGGTGGCGGTGGGTTTAATGAGTTTACATTATTATAATGAAAAGCAAAAAAATATTTGGGCCAATCTTCTCTACGAAACCGAAACTATGCCTACGGCCGATGCCCTTCGCCAGTATGAAACCTTGGTTAGTCGGCCCGGGCCTGCGGCTTTAAAGGCCTTGCTTTATTTGGAATTGGGCAGGCATTATCAAGAAAAGGGAAAAGGTGAAGATGCGATCCGTGTTTATCAAAAAGCAAGTGAAACCGGGTTCCCCTTAATCCGAAATTTAGGGATATTAGCGTTAGCCAGTAGTTTAGAAGAACAAGGTAAATACCTTGAAGCCAAAGATGTCTATCGTCGCTTACAAGCGCAAAGCAAAGGTACCTTGATGTATCTGGCTAAATTGGGGTTGATTAGAGTTTATGTGGCCATGGGGAGAGGGGAGGAGGCCAACCAATTTATTAAAGAGCTGCAAGACAAAGAAGCTGAATTGCCTTCCGAAATAAAAACTGCCCTCAAAGAACGCCAAGCCCTCCTGTTATTACAAAAATTAAACAAATAA
- the rpsO gene encoding 30S ribosomal protein S15 — MATANYNKQEMIEKYKLHIGDTGSPEVQVALLTQRISALQDHFKTHQKDHSSRCGLLKMVGQRRRLLDYVRNKDRDRYQKLIGELGLRK; from the coding sequence ATGGCAACTGCAAATTACAACAAACAAGAGATGATTGAAAAATATAAATTACATATCGGTGACACCGGTTCTCCTGAGGTGCAGGTTGCCCTGCTTACCCAAAGAATTTCAGCCCTCCAAGATCACTTTAAAACCCATCAAAAAGATCATTCTTCCCGGTGTGGATTATTGAAAATGGTTGGCCAACGGCGGCGTTTGTTAGACTATGTGCGCAACAAAGACCGGGATCGGTATCAAAAATTAATTGGCGAATTAGGTTTAAGAAAGTAG
- the truB gene encoding tRNA pseudouridine(55) synthase TruB, with translation MNGFFIIDKPEGLTSSQVVQKIKRQFKIKKAGHIGTLDPMATGVLPVALGEATKVIPYLDENTKIYSGVFLLGQATDTYDRLGKIIHEGDPALIQEETIQKQMAELVGEIEQIPPIYSSLKKAGRPYYYYARKGITFEIPSRKVKIDEFRMIKKEGFAVSFYLKCSRGTYVRSLVHDLGVRLACYAHLTELRRLQSGRFTLEQAASLTELDANHLLSVGEALFDFPRIMLSMEEEREIRYGRCLKKSFNEEKLHENQPLLLTRDDKVLAVACLDPKEGLKPLRVLNS, from the coding sequence ATGAATGGTTTTTTTATCATCGACAAGCCAGAAGGGCTAACCTCTAGCCAAGTCGTACAAAAAATAAAGCGACAATTTAAAATTAAAAAGGCTGGTCATATTGGCACGCTAGATCCCATGGCCACAGGGGTTTTGCCTGTTGCCTTGGGAGAGGCTACCAAAGTCATTCCTTATCTTGATGAAAATACTAAAATTTATAGCGGGGTTTTTTTATTGGGGCAGGCTACCGATACCTATGACCGTTTAGGGAAAATCATTCACGAAGGTGATCCGGCGCTTATTCAGGAAGAAACGATCCAAAAGCAAATGGCAGAACTCGTGGGAGAAATTGAACAAATCCCTCCGATTTATTCGAGCCTTAAAAAAGCAGGTAGGCCTTATTATTACTACGCACGCAAAGGGATCACTTTTGAGATCCCCAGCCGTAAGGTTAAAATCGACGAATTTCGCATGATCAAAAAAGAGGGTTTCGCCGTTTCGTTTTATTTAAAATGTAGCCGGGGGACTTATGTGCGATCGCTCGTGCATGATTTAGGTGTGCGGCTTGCGTGTTATGCTCATTTAACCGAACTTAGGCGTTTGCAAAGCGGTCGCTTTACTTTAGAACAGGCGGCTTCTCTTACCGAGCTTGACGCAAATCACCTATTGTCGGTAGGGGAGGCACTCTTTGATTTTCCCCGCATCATGCTTTCGATGGAAGAAGAACGGGAAATCCGTTATGGGCGATGTTTAAAGAAAAGCTTTAATGAAGAAAAACTCCATGAAAATCAGCCCCTTTTGTTAACTAGGGATGATAAGGTCTTGGCGGTAGCTTGCTTAGACCCCAAAGAGGGCCTCAAGCCCTTAAGGGTTTTAAATAGTTAG
- the rbfA gene encoding 30S ribosome-binding factor RbfA, with amino-acid sequence MKTTRTLRIAEEIKRELNQALCFELRNPNLVGISVNRVMITPDLSLAKIYFVLGHDPKKVSEILKALQKAKGFMRHYLAKNLKLRLIPDLVFYHDDAPEKQDRIEYLLGTIKHEDQ; translated from the coding sequence ATGAAGACCACCCGAACCCTTCGGATTGCCGAAGAGATCAAGCGCGAACTCAATCAAGCCCTTTGTTTTGAACTCCGAAATCCTAACTTAGTCGGCATTTCCGTCAACCGTGTGATGATAACGCCCGATTTGAGTTTAGCTAAAATTTATTTTGTATTGGGACATGATCCTAAAAAAGTTTCAGAAATTTTGAAAGCCTTGCAAAAGGCCAAAGGTTTTATGCGGCACTATTTAGCCAAAAATTTAAAGTTACGTTTAATTCCTGATTTAGTTTTTTATCATGATGATGCACCTGAAAAACAAGACCGTATAGAATATTTGCTAGGGACGATTAAACATGAAGACCAATAA
- the infB gene encoding translation initiation factor IF-2, translating into MEDKTVIQEKRIQSTIIRRRRATEEPKPAVSASTKATEVKAEEASAASANKATRGRPKKDKGDAALLQPTADAAIAPSSGEATQGAQETAPETVGLKPEEAIQDPRLMPGGPPVGTILKLGTTPGMAKEEALVAKGVLPKTEKTAEEEDELFKKAKLAKKKPSLKNIGGDVSEYGDVSQIRKMFVQDRVFQPVRALRMGKKKAKKEGKKTQVTVPKASKRIISILEGISVGDLAHQMGIKSTEVIKVLMKMGSMATVNQRLDFDTAFLVGQELGWEVKKQVREEERILAAAQTAERTEDLLTRAPIVTVMGHVDHGKTSLLDKIRNAQVAQGEAGGITQHIGAYRVKIPKGVVTFIDTPGHEAFTAMRARGASVTDIVILVVAADDGAKPQTFEAIDHAKAANVPIIVAVNKIDKPEADPAKVKRELTDKGLVPEEWGGSTIYVNVSAKTGDGIEQLLEMILLQAELLELKSNPNKLAKGVIIESRLDKNKGPVATVLVREGTLKAGDSIVVGEHYGRVRVMINDVGAEVEQALPGMPVEMLGLHATPAAGEILQALADEQDAKLIAEQRQIKLRESRLKSSQKISLEDIYAQLKTGEVFELRMIIKGDVQGSVEALRESFAKLSTNRVKVRVLHSSVGGISESDVMLASASNALIIGFNVRPEIKAMELAKQEKVDIKIFSIIYDATETVKKAMEGLLPKIIKEVYLGRAEVRQVFNVSKIGKVAGCYVVDGLLRRNVPIRLLRDNVIVFEGQLSSLKRFKDDAREVTQGFECGLGIEGFNDLKEGDVVEAFVREEESAKL; encoded by the coding sequence ATGGAAGATAAGACCGTTATTCAAGAAAAGCGCATTCAGTCAACAATTATTCGGCGCCGTCGTGCAACTGAAGAGCCCAAGCCGGCTGTTTCTGCAAGCACAAAGGCAACCGAAGTAAAAGCTGAAGAAGCTTCTGCGGCTTCTGCCAACAAGGCCACTCGAGGCAGACCTAAAAAAGATAAAGGGGATGCTGCTCTGTTACAACCCACGGCTGATGCAGCTATTGCGCCAAGCAGCGGTGAGGCAACTCAAGGCGCTCAAGAAACTGCACCAGAAACCGTTGGTTTGAAGCCTGAAGAGGCCATTCAAGATCCTCGCCTGATGCCCGGCGGCCCCCCAGTGGGAACTATTCTTAAACTGGGTACTACCCCAGGCATGGCTAAAGAAGAGGCTCTCGTGGCTAAGGGGGTCTTGCCTAAGACGGAAAAAACGGCCGAAGAAGAAGACGAACTTTTCAAAAAAGCCAAGCTTGCCAAAAAGAAACCCAGTCTCAAAAACATTGGTGGGGATGTCAGCGAATATGGAGATGTTTCGCAGATTCGTAAAATGTTTGTTCAAGACCGAGTTTTTCAACCCGTGCGTGCCTTGCGCATGGGCAAAAAGAAGGCCAAAAAAGAAGGCAAGAAAACTCAAGTAACGGTGCCAAAGGCCAGTAAACGCATCATCTCTATCTTAGAGGGCATTAGCGTAGGCGATCTTGCCCATCAAATGGGGATTAAATCGACCGAAGTTATCAAGGTTCTCATGAAAATGGGGAGCATGGCCACGGTGAATCAACGCCTTGATTTTGATACCGCCTTTTTAGTGGGTCAAGAATTAGGTTGGGAAGTTAAAAAACAAGTGAGAGAAGAAGAACGCATTTTAGCTGCGGCACAAACTGCTGAACGAACCGAGGATTTATTGACCAGGGCCCCCATTGTGACGGTTATGGGCCATGTTGATCATGGTAAAACCAGCCTGTTAGATAAAATTCGCAACGCTCAAGTGGCACAAGGCGAGGCGGGTGGAATTACCCAACACATTGGGGCTTATCGGGTAAAAATTCCCAAGGGTGTGGTGACCTTTATTGATACGCCAGGCCACGAAGCTTTTACGGCCATGCGTGCGCGGGGCGCTTCGGTGACGGATATTGTTATTTTGGTAGTTGCGGCCGATGATGGGGCGAAACCCCAAACTTTTGAAGCGATCGATCATGCCAAGGCCGCTAATGTACCCATCATTGTAGCCGTTAACAAAATCGATAAACCCGAGGCCGACCCTGCCAAGGTGAAACGGGAATTAACCGATAAGGGCTTAGTGCCAGAAGAATGGGGTGGCAGCACTATTTATGTGAATGTTTCTGCAAAAACCGGTGATGGGATCGAACAACTTTTAGAAATGATTTTACTCCAGGCCGAACTTTTAGAATTAAAATCTAATCCAAACAAATTAGCCAAGGGTGTGATTATTGAAAGTCGTTTAGATAAAAATAAGGGCCCGGTTGCGACTGTGTTGGTACGGGAAGGCACGCTGAAGGCGGGGGATTCTATTGTAGTGGGTGAACACTATGGCCGAGTGAGGGTGATGATCAATGATGTCGGAGCAGAAGTAGAACAGGCCTTGCCAGGCATGCCGGTAGAAATGCTAGGGCTTCATGCCACTCCAGCGGCGGGTGAGATTTTACAAGCCTTGGCCGATGAACAAGATGCTAAATTAATTGCTGAACAGCGGCAAATTAAACTGCGTGAATCAAGGCTTAAATCGAGTCAAAAGATTTCTTTAGAAGATATTTATGCCCAATTGAAAACCGGAGAAGTTTTTGAACTTCGTATGATCATCAAGGGTGATGTGCAAGGCTCGGTAGAAGCACTACGCGAGTCCTTTGCAAAATTGTCGACCAACCGTGTGAAGGTAAGGGTTTTGCACAGTAGTGTGGGTGGAATTTCTGAATCCGATGTTATGCTGGCCTCGGCTTCTAATGCCTTAATCATTGGGTTTAATGTTCGCCCCGAAATTAAAGCCATGGAACTTGCCAAACAAGAAAAAGTTGATATTAAAATTTTTAGCATCATCTACGATGCTACCGAAACGGTCAAAAAAGCCATGGAAGGCTTGTTGCCCAAGATTATCAAAGAAGTGTATCTGGGCCGGGCCGAAGTGAGGCAAGTATTTAATGTCAGCAAGATTGGCAAGGTAGCAGGTTGTTATGTGGTAGATGGTCTGCTGCGCCGCAATGTGCCTATTCGTTTGTTGCGCGATAATGTCATTGTATTTGAGGGCCAACTTTCTTCACTGAAACGTTTTAAAGATGATGCGCGTGAAGTGACCCAAGGCTTTGAGTGTGGTTTGGGGATTGAGGGTTTTAATGATTTAAAAGAAGGCGATGTAGTCGAGGCTTTTGTGCGTGAGGAAGAATCTGCCAAATTATGA
- a CDS encoding type II toxin-antitoxin system HicA family toxin: MVATSKLVEKLANGTIQKKELVTLLSQLGFEKFRGKGSHEVWGHRKYPDVHIVIAIHSKEVPKYQLRQIEKSLRKRGLI; this comes from the coding sequence GTGGTTGCTACTTCGAAGTTAGTTGAGAAGCTTGCTAATGGTACTATTCAAAAAAAGGAGTTAGTCACGCTATTGTCCCAATTGGGATTTGAGAAATTTAGAGGGAAAGGATCTCACGAAGTTTGGGGGCATAGAAAGTATCCTGACGTTCACATCGTTATAGCGATTCATTCTAAGGAGGTGCCAAAATATCAGCTAAGACAGATAGAAAAATCATTACGTAAAAGAGGGTTAATATGA
- a CDS encoding bifunctional oligoribonuclease/PAP phosphatase NrnA, whose amino-acid sequence MKTNKSITLNQAIELLQKSQSVIIASHESPDADGLCCTLALGIALERMGKQVKCYNSDPVPQNLRFLPEWQKVSAQLKVDEPFDLAVIVDLGEPKRVGQVFEKLNQVKHWLCLDHHASGAYPLEYNYLDPSASSSGVLLYRIFQKMGVEIGSDLATLLYASLSADTGSFKYSNVNPEAFQVASDLVKRGVDVWRVAQELWELNPLCKIKLLAQILPTLEITENGRVGSLTILQKDLQVALADAEFTEGFINYPRSINTVEVAITFREIAPNHYKVSFRSKNYVDVARVAQGFGGGGHMRASGCKIQGELKEVKKKVSLAVAALL is encoded by the coding sequence ATGAAGACCAATAAATCGATAACGCTTAATCAGGCTATTGAGCTTTTGCAAAAAAGCCAAAGCGTTATTATTGCTAGCCACGAAAGCCCGGATGCCGATGGTTTGTGTTGCACACTAGCTTTAGGTATTGCCCTGGAGCGGATGGGCAAACAGGTCAAATGCTACAATTCTGACCCGGTGCCACAAAACTTGCGTTTTTTGCCAGAGTGGCAAAAGGTTAGTGCACAATTAAAAGTAGACGAGCCGTTTGATCTCGCGGTGATCGTTGATTTGGGCGAACCTAAGCGAGTCGGGCAAGTTTTTGAAAAGTTGAATCAGGTTAAACATTGGCTTTGTTTAGACCACCATGCCAGCGGGGCCTATCCCCTCGAATATAATTATTTAGACCCAAGCGCTTCGAGTTCGGGGGTGTTGCTCTATCGGATTTTTCAAAAGATGGGGGTTGAGATCGGCTCTGATTTAGCCACGCTGCTTTATGCCAGCCTTTCAGCCGATACCGGGTCTTTTAAATATTCTAATGTTAACCCCGAGGCCTTTCAGGTGGCTAGCGACTTGGTGAAAAGAGGCGTTGATGTGTGGCGGGTCGCGCAAGAGTTGTGGGAGTTAAATCCTTTATGTAAAATAAAATTATTGGCACAAATTCTACCAACACTAGAAATAACAGAAAATGGCCGGGTGGGCTCCCTCACCATCTTGCAAAAAGATTTGCAGGTGGCCCTTGCCGATGCAGAATTTACGGAAGGGTTTATTAATTATCCACGCTCGATCAATACCGTCGAGGTGGCCATCACTTTTAGAGAAATAGCCCCGAACCATTATAAAGTAAGTTTTCGTTCTAAGAATTATGTTGATGTGGCAAGAGTTGCTCAAGGTTTTGGTGGCGGAGGGCATATGCGAGCTTCAGGGTGTAAAATCCAAGGGGAATTGAAAGAAGTCAAAAAGAAGGTTAGCCTTGCTGTGGCAGCACTTTTATGA